A region from the Sandaracinus amylolyticus genome encodes:
- a CDS encoding tyrosine-type recombinase/integrase, with translation MPLPDLSIESFRSYVLAVRSKNTAIKYAQAASRFMLFCAQHQLEMSALPPGAIRLFAEHLLHAGMKPASVKTMAAGAKRYLEWCADKGQSLPVLGRADIPRRHGPPPNALSGETLLAYLALASRVHEPVRTALLLLPYSGLRTFEAASLELGHLSKLTLPVGASRGASGSRPQEMIVISVNGKGGKHRVVPLLLDGKPLLLAYLRGWRRRQSGKWLFPMPGGGHVATRTLRHHVKLIRERISEALGRYVRLTPRTLRRTYLTTLYRHGIDVPTLTKIAGHESVQTTMDHYLEIQVQDVANATSGARLVAKGAREELVSRARASVGALLAQTAEARVLTVPPPDDDPDDEHEEEDE, from the coding sequence ATGCCGCTCCCCGACCTCAGCATCGAGTCGTTCCGCTCGTACGTGCTCGCGGTGAGGTCGAAGAACACGGCCATCAAGTACGCCCAGGCCGCGTCGCGCTTCATGCTCTTCTGCGCGCAGCACCAGCTCGAGATGTCGGCGCTGCCGCCCGGAGCGATTCGGCTCTTCGCCGAACACCTACTCCACGCAGGCATGAAGCCGGCGAGCGTGAAGACGATGGCTGCGGGCGCGAAGCGCTACCTGGAGTGGTGCGCCGACAAGGGCCAGTCGCTTCCTGTGCTCGGCCGCGCCGACATCCCGCGTCGGCACGGACCTCCTCCGAACGCGCTCAGCGGCGAGACGCTGCTGGCGTATCTCGCGCTCGCATCCCGCGTGCACGAGCCGGTGCGCACGGCTCTCCTGCTCCTGCCGTACTCAGGGCTTCGAACGTTCGAGGCAGCGTCGCTCGAGCTCGGTCATCTCTCGAAGCTGACGCTGCCGGTCGGGGCGTCGCGCGGAGCGTCGGGGTCGCGTCCGCAGGAGATGATCGTCATCTCCGTCAACGGCAAAGGCGGCAAGCACCGCGTCGTGCCGCTGCTACTCGATGGAAAGCCTCTTCTTCTAGCCTACTTGCGCGGCTGGAGGCGCCGGCAGAGTGGTAAGTGGCTCTTCCCCATGCCGGGGGGCGGGCATGTCGCGACTCGTACGCTTCGACATCACGTGAAGCTTATCCGAGAGCGCATCAGTGAGGCTCTCGGGCGCTACGTCCGGCTCACGCCGCGCACGCTCCGGCGCACCTACCTGACGACGCTCTATCGGCACGGCATCGACGTCCCTACGCTGACGAAGATCGCAGGGCACGAGTCGGTCCAGACCACCATGGACCACTACCTCGAGATTCAGGTGCAAGACGTGGCTAACGCGACGAGCGGCGCTCGTCTCGTCGCGAAAGGCGCGCGCGAGGAGCTCGTGAGCCGAGCAAGAGCGTCCGTCGGCGCACTGCTCGCGCAGACCGCCGAAGCGCGCGTGCTGACCGTGCCGCCGCCCGACGACGATCCCGATGACGAGCACGAGGAGGAAGACGAATGA
- a CDS encoding M23 family metallopeptidase, translating into MQARLCSRRSRAQSCSRAQTPVHSFLRPGPGQVRGIGGYGNALVLQHELALPGLPVPFWTSYNHLREPSLIDVGQRVESQALIGFVGSTTNRQFLGMGAHLHFEVRGRPFPGTHARDTIDPARLFAALGIDVVGARREVARSVGGQLLVRVAGPSDCFHSDNAGLALASLPGAHVDPERLRRTYQRYGYSGNNQNIESPSLRPPDYSGQSEAVAVNGDSTAGAVARRVVAIAGAGIGAAWI; encoded by the coding sequence ATGCAGGCACGCCTGTGCTCGCGCCGATCGCGGGCACAGTCGTGCTCAAGAGCACAGACACCGGTCCACTCGTTCCTCCGCCCGGGCCCGGGGCAGGTGCGGGGCATTGGCGGGTACGGCAATGCACTCGTGTTGCAGCACGAGCTCGCGCTGCCTGGGCTGCCGGTGCCGTTCTGGACTTCGTACAACCATTTGCGGGAACCGTCGCTCATCGACGTCGGGCAGCGCGTCGAGTCGCAGGCCCTCATCGGATTCGTCGGAAGCACGACGAACCGTCAGTTCCTCGGGATGGGTGCCCACCTCCATTTCGAAGTGCGCGGGCGACCGTTTCCCGGCACCCATGCTCGCGACACGATCGATCCGGCGCGACTGTTCGCGGCGCTCGGGATCGACGTCGTCGGCGCCAGGCGCGAAGTCGCGCGCTCAGTTGGCGGACAGTTGCTCGTGCGAGTTGCAGGCCCGAGTGACTGCTTCCACTCGGATAACGCCGGGCTCGCGCTCGCGTCCCTGCCCGGCGCGCACGTCGACCCGGAGCGACTCCGTCGGACATACCAGCGCTACGGCTATTCAGGGAACAATCAGAACATCGAATCACCGTCGCTGAGGCCACCCGACTATTCGGGTCAAAGCGAAGCGGTCGCGGTGAACGGCGACTCCACGGCAGGTGCCGTGGCGAGGCGCGTCGTTGCGATAGCGGGGGCTGGAATCGGCGCCGCTTGGATCTGA
- a CDS encoding JAB domain-containing protein → MTTYAELDESAVEASEVTPARRVQARAMCASTRAEYRWLLVDVCARRRAGARPMEKISTSRDAARVCREFVNQSALVQELFGVLCLDTKNRPVGFAIPHAGGLDASIVDVKTVFKPALLIPAASVVLCHNHPSGDPRPSADDVALTRRLLVASEYLGVRLLDHVILGEDDQYFSFIDAGLLGGVTA, encoded by the coding sequence ATGACGACCTATGCGGAGCTCGACGAGAGCGCGGTCGAGGCGAGCGAGGTGACGCCCGCACGTCGCGTTCAGGCGCGCGCGATGTGTGCGTCGACGCGAGCCGAGTATCGATGGCTGCTCGTCGACGTCTGCGCGCGTCGGCGCGCGGGCGCGCGCCCGATGGAGAAGATCTCCACTTCCCGAGATGCGGCCCGCGTCTGCCGCGAGTTCGTGAACCAGAGTGCACTCGTGCAGGAGCTCTTCGGAGTGCTCTGTCTCGACACGAAGAATCGCCCCGTCGGATTCGCAATACCGCATGCGGGCGGGCTCGACGCGTCAATTGTCGACGTGAAGACGGTTTTCAAGCCCGCCTTGCTCATCCCGGCCGCGTCCGTCGTGCTCTGTCACAATCACCCGAGCGGTGATCCGAGACCGAGCGCCGACGATGTGGCGCTCACCCGCCGGCTGCTCGTCGCAAGCGAGTATCTCGGCGTGCGCCTCCTCGACCACGTCATCCTCGGAGAGGACGACCAGTACTTCTCGTTCATCGATGCGGGGCTGCTCGGGGGAGTCACGGCATGA
- a CDS encoding SGNH/GDSL hydrolase family protein, translated as MAIEAAFIGDSQAGGLAAVLRRELARRGVDVIASEHRNGASTRVLVQSGVLARALRARPAVLIVAAGGNDTTAAASTWSDVVDRALRAGVRRVVWIGPPASFPHGTQRDAERAAVSELQAATFARTLGVAWISGRATANGIPRRDEVHFDSAGYAGWAARLAPHIAAALRLRSAHWSAVGVVVAICCWMALTAPGRFAVTR; from the coding sequence ATGGCAATCGAAGCAGCGTTCATCGGCGACAGTCAGGCCGGCGGGCTGGCGGCGGTGCTCCGTCGCGAGCTGGCGCGGCGCGGCGTCGACGTGATCGCGAGCGAGCACCGGAATGGCGCGAGCACGCGCGTCCTCGTGCAAAGCGGCGTCCTCGCGCGAGCGCTCCGTGCGCGCCCTGCGGTCCTCATCGTCGCAGCAGGTGGCAACGACACGACAGCGGCTGCCTCGACATGGTCGGACGTCGTAGATCGCGCGCTACGCGCAGGCGTGCGGCGCGTCGTGTGGATCGGCCCACCTGCGTCCTTCCCGCACGGCACGCAGCGCGACGCCGAGCGCGCGGCCGTGAGCGAGCTACAGGCGGCAACGTTCGCGAGAACTCTCGGCGTCGCTTGGATCAGCGGGCGCGCGACTGCGAACGGGATCCCTCGTCGCGACGAGGTTCATTTCGACTCGGCTGGATATGCAGGCTGGGCCGCAAGGCTCGCACCCCACATTGCGGCGGCGCTCCGATTGCGATCTGCTCATTGGAGCGCGGTCGGAGTTGTGGTCGCGATATGTTGTTGGATGGCGCTTACCGCGCCGGGCCGGTTTGCTGTCACAAGGTAA
- a CDS encoding CARDB domain-containing protein, with protein sequence MTKPMLTKHVGTPSLPFAMTYALAVAATLAAGCQPPLACGELLVADDDERVCVCPNGGVYRDGFCYLDGSVVPLDGMTRDDAGGRDAGTQTVDASVDAGLVDAGSDAAPDGEDAGGDVDAGAMLDAGGTPDLTVSCMAADIAGAGSEGRVDIRVTNIGSAAASGFRVRVTATIVGETTRTETIGTSIFVDPIAPLGSATQSVGFTAWADTTAGMIDATCVVDALGEIAEQDEGNNTSTFSFDATDLPDLRGSYAAGSITIRNTGAGNSRGFFVAAWTMGNCLGAPMLERNVAYLAAGGSVRFDGPDPTCARVDVSNMVAETDESNNGFQ encoded by the coding sequence ATGACGAAGCCGATGCTGACGAAGCACGTTGGAACCCCGAGCTTGCCGTTCGCGATGACCTACGCCTTGGCCGTCGCCGCGACGCTCGCTGCCGGGTGCCAGCCACCGCTGGCCTGCGGCGAGCTCCTCGTGGCCGACGACGATGAGCGTGTCTGCGTGTGCCCGAACGGCGGAGTGTACCGCGACGGGTTCTGCTATCTCGACGGCAGCGTCGTGCCGCTCGACGGCATGACCCGCGACGATGCGGGTGGACGCGATGCTGGCACCCAGACGGTGGATGCGTCAGTCGATGCCGGGCTCGTCGATGCTGGCTCGGATGCCGCGCCGGACGGCGAGGACGCGGGCGGGGACGTGGATGCGGGAGCCATGCTCGATGCCGGTGGCACGCCCGACCTCACTGTATCTTGCATGGCGGCCGATATCGCGGGAGCGGGGAGCGAGGGCCGCGTCGACATCCGTGTCACGAACATCGGGTCCGCGGCCGCCTCCGGGTTCCGTGTGCGCGTCACCGCGACGATCGTCGGGGAGACCACGCGAACCGAGACGATCGGTACTTCGATCTTCGTTGATCCCATCGCACCCCTTGGGAGCGCGACCCAGAGTGTCGGGTTCACTGCTTGGGCCGACACGACGGCGGGGATGATTGACGCGACCTGCGTCGTCGACGCACTCGGCGAGATCGCGGAGCAGGACGAAGGTAACAACACCTCGACATTCTCGTTCGACGCTACGGATCTCCCGGATCTCCGCGGGTCATACGCAGCGGGATCAATCACGATCCGCAACACTGGCGCCGGTAACTCGCGTGGGTTCTTCGTGGCCGCTTGGACGATGGGCAACTGCCTCGGCGCGCCGATGCTCGAGCGGAATGTGGCGTACCTTGCGGCGGGTGGTTCCGTGCGCTTCGACGGCCCGGACCCGACCTGCGCGCGCGTCGACGTCTCGAATATGGTGGCCGAGACTGACGAGTCGAATAACGGCTTCCAGTGA
- a CDS encoding Imm5 family immunity protein — protein MADLREFVQRFVALVQGSRSGHLDLADRGDVERRISASAGVDALTQFRLCVAVDSLDMFLRRPSIFTDSEPLQAVHDAVLILLNVGDRRFAATDALAHADRLQVLAMDWAGRGDAQQFAVQVAASAIRALRPRPKGTLDGPSRDEDLDPEAWDLPMRATVALTGQLPWNTDADQQAPLRREYWLHYLDLASKPDELDWVARVRRVAAVHGLAPDRPSYVGAIRVESDGAERIEVCVLDSGEAVLEIGNWSERNGIVQVDIMPRRALARAEMETAVREALVEDLFREELADRWARLDLRDVVSGSRWSVARVS, from the coding sequence ATGGCTGATCTGCGCGAGTTCGTCCAAAGGTTCGTAGCTCTTGTTCAAGGGAGTCGCTCGGGGCACCTTGATCTGGCCGACCGAGGCGACGTCGAACGGCGCATCAGTGCGAGCGCCGGTGTCGATGCGCTCACCCAATTTCGTCTCTGCGTTGCTGTCGATTCGCTCGACATGTTCCTCCGCCGACCTTCGATATTTACTGATTCCGAGCCACTGCAGGCCGTACACGATGCGGTCCTCATTCTTCTCAATGTCGGCGATCGTAGGTTCGCCGCGACAGACGCTCTTGCGCATGCGGACCGACTTCAGGTCCTCGCAATGGACTGGGCGGGCAGAGGAGACGCGCAGCAATTCGCGGTGCAGGTTGCCGCCAGCGCGATTCGCGCCCTACGTCCACGTCCGAAGGGGACTCTCGATGGTCCCTCGCGAGACGAAGACCTCGACCCGGAGGCGTGGGATCTCCCCATGCGTGCGACGGTAGCCCTCACGGGGCAGCTCCCCTGGAACACCGACGCGGACCAGCAGGCCCCTCTCCGGCGCGAATACTGGCTCCACTATCTGGACCTTGCATCCAAACCCGACGAGCTCGATTGGGTAGCCCGAGTTCGGCGCGTAGCAGCCGTTCACGGATTGGCTCCTGATCGTCCGTCCTATGTGGGCGCGATCAGGGTCGAAAGCGATGGCGCGGAGAGAATCGAAGTATGCGTGCTCGACTCCGGTGAAGCCGTGCTCGAAATCGGCAATTGGAGCGAGCGCAACGGGATCGTACAAGTCGATATCATGCCGCGTCGCGCACTCGCGCGCGCGGAAATGGAGACTGCAGTGCGCGAGGCCCTCGTCGAGGATCTCTTCCGTGAAGAGCTCGCTGATCGCTGGGCTCGCCTCGATCTGCGTGACGTCGTCAGCGGGTCGCGGTGGTCTGTGGCGAGAGTCTCGTAG
- a CDS encoding RHS repeat-associated core domain-containing protein: protein MFETVTSLPDAFTSAPPAEQGGAGYVAQWAGGVLGIINAPAMFIDTLSAEVIQTILDETGFGALFPAQPVAVIGTTMHMGTPHTHAHPPSTTPAGVFPLPSFGVAFLAGSASVLVNGVPALRAGDIGLGLTCGSMAPPFEIMTGASGVFFGGSRVARLGMDITAHCNPMPAGSKALQMAAGIAGAVVSAAGAAAQASAGNTGAAIAQAAQAALDSAALAISMLRGADPAGPPGVGVLLGPPTTVLAGGPPIPNLGALAQGALYSALRRAMRAAAGRVRRPTQSCDANGRRGDGGEPVSLVTGANFNTHRDFASAHGGFVWSRHTSSAKSREHSVLGWGWKHCLENTLRVRLHRAVFETFDGDRIEFPRIRHGQTLVRAAGYVLRQLSPTRFTVSHRRLGTYEFVRNTPDAVSTHPVSVLREKARIELIHDSVGRLVEVRETSLRTPVAPRARYTLHYDQHHHLVEVRGGLETQIPKRLIAYGYDLRGRLTTTEDARGSREHFSYDIAHRITEATDRNGFRYRYQYDLQGRCVFASGEDNLWWSKFDYSKPRQTRYELHDGSARIVHYDDDGVITKIVDPYGGVLKRIRDADGRVVAEIDSGGREMKLLYDEDDAHYARMDRFGNLYPPQVDQPGLPDPFVRDLPTSSRERVLGELAPCLDTDAGAASHRIPDPLLDLAASVFRAPRAAREPVREVDAYGRPIREVDAHGRVQEWQYDRAGNVVLYRDRDGREHRKQIRSWNLVGAQIDPLGATTRYSHNPHEHITEIVDPLGTVSAYDYDSKDRVVRVHRDGRIREEYDYDLGDRMTAKRDANGVVLMRVTPHENGLVGRYELRDGEVIDLDYDENGNVTRADTHTHKVWKSWDALRRRLRDRCDDREVRHWYDGEDLRVTVVGRFTTRYERGHNDLVSIIAPTGRTWTMEPVGPGTVQIDHGNGAREIQQYDPDGRLLGRLLWKRADDGSLVSWAARLDYSDEGDLRTAWDSIRGRRHFEVDAAHRLIAEIGEDGVPHSYRHDAAGNLLSKPGLPLVQIGRANRLVSAADEQFEYDHRDHIVVRRSNAAETRYFRDGFDQIVRIEDDAGEPWTATYDGLGRRITAGRGDRLKLFWWDGDRVAAETFPSGQLRIYVYAGARSLVPIGFVDYASADAESSSGRSYSVFSDQVGMPLHIEDERGEIVWWADRVDPYGHVVVNPASVLEYNLRWPGHYYDSDTGLHYNRFRYYDPWLGRYLESDPIGCAGGVNLYAYPANPLVSVDVLGLHNEHNHPAQEGSQGHPDREAVPRSVASDVAASRAHEPRTDRRPIGVLTTEEARAAGVPLPSGARRYPNRWGYDTSAGRWVRNVDPTSSPREHPSRWAPPPSDTPPSTRAEIETSRRAAAAAADEQARIRAQRESDSERCVAAVEGSDRPYTRSGEIGDDAERYPGYASRSSDEMMARSDEIGHELQDGGANDFNGPGSAASVHCEKQHAVAHPGEAVGVGLPMCRDCRNYFRVEAAAQGRDLVVTDPNMTRVFHPDGSVTEYRPDGSVYRGASSASDPY from the coding sequence GTGTTCGAGACGGTGACGAGCCTCCCGGACGCCTTCACATCCGCGCCGCCAGCTGAGCAGGGCGGAGCGGGTTATGTCGCCCAGTGGGCCGGCGGAGTCCTCGGGATCATCAACGCCCCGGCGATGTTCATCGACACGCTCTCGGCAGAGGTGATCCAGACGATCCTCGACGAGACGGGATTCGGTGCGTTGTTCCCTGCTCAGCCGGTCGCAGTGATCGGCACGACGATGCACATGGGCACGCCCCATACGCATGCGCATCCGCCGAGCACCACTCCTGCGGGTGTGTTTCCGCTGCCGAGCTTCGGCGTTGCCTTTCTTGCGGGCTCGGCGTCGGTGCTCGTCAATGGGGTCCCGGCACTTCGCGCGGGTGACATCGGTCTCGGCCTCACGTGCGGGTCGATGGCGCCGCCGTTCGAGATCATGACCGGCGCTTCCGGTGTCTTCTTCGGTGGCTCGCGAGTCGCGCGACTCGGGATGGACATCACCGCTCACTGCAACCCGATGCCGGCAGGCTCCAAGGCGCTGCAGATGGCAGCGGGCATTGCCGGCGCCGTCGTGTCAGCAGCGGGCGCTGCCGCTCAGGCTTCGGCCGGCAACACCGGTGCCGCGATCGCACAGGCGGCGCAGGCAGCACTCGATTCGGCGGCTCTCGCCATCAGCATGTTACGTGGTGCCGACCCCGCGGGCCCTCCAGGAGTCGGCGTGCTGCTCGGTCCGCCGACGACAGTGCTCGCGGGCGGTCCGCCAATTCCGAACCTGGGTGCGCTCGCGCAGGGTGCTCTCTACTCCGCGCTCCGCCGCGCGATGCGAGCCGCGGCCGGACGAGTGCGGCGCCCAACGCAGTCGTGCGACGCGAACGGCCGTCGCGGTGACGGCGGCGAGCCGGTCAGCCTCGTCACTGGTGCGAACTTCAACACGCATCGCGACTTCGCGTCGGCACACGGCGGCTTCGTTTGGTCTCGCCACACCTCGAGTGCCAAGTCGCGCGAGCACAGCGTGCTCGGATGGGGCTGGAAGCATTGCCTCGAGAACACGCTTCGCGTCCGACTGCACCGAGCGGTGTTCGAAACGTTCGATGGAGACCGCATCGAGTTTCCGCGCATCCGGCACGGCCAGACTTTGGTTCGCGCAGCCGGGTACGTGCTTCGACAGCTTAGCCCGACGCGGTTCACCGTCTCGCATCGGAGGCTCGGCACCTACGAGTTCGTGCGCAACACGCCCGACGCGGTCTCGACACACCCCGTCAGCGTGCTCCGCGAGAAGGCTCGCATTGAGCTGATCCACGACAGCGTCGGGCGCCTGGTCGAAGTCCGCGAGACTTCGCTCCGCACTCCCGTAGCGCCTCGAGCGCGTTACACGCTTCACTACGACCAACACCACCATCTCGTCGAGGTCCGCGGTGGGCTCGAGACGCAGATCCCGAAGAGACTGATCGCGTACGGCTACGACCTTCGCGGGCGCCTCACGACGACCGAAGACGCTCGCGGCTCGCGGGAGCACTTCTCGTACGACATCGCCCACCGCATCACCGAGGCGACGGACCGTAACGGATTTCGGTACCGCTATCAGTACGACCTACAGGGTCGGTGCGTGTTCGCGTCAGGCGAGGACAACCTGTGGTGGTCAAAGTTCGATTACAGCAAGCCCCGCCAGACCCGCTACGAGCTCCACGACGGCTCGGCTCGCATCGTCCACTACGATGACGACGGCGTCATCACGAAGATCGTCGACCCGTACGGCGGCGTGCTGAAGCGCATCCGCGACGCCGACGGACGCGTGGTCGCCGAGATCGATTCGGGCGGCCGCGAGATGAAGCTCCTCTACGACGAGGACGACGCGCACTACGCCCGGATGGATCGGTTCGGGAATCTCTACCCGCCGCAGGTGGATCAGCCGGGCTTGCCGGACCCGTTCGTGCGGGACCTGCCGACAAGTTCGCGCGAGCGAGTGCTCGGCGAGCTCGCGCCCTGCCTCGATACAGACGCGGGCGCCGCGTCGCACAGGATCCCCGACCCGCTGCTTGACCTGGCGGCGAGCGTCTTCCGGGCTCCGCGCGCTGCGCGCGAACCCGTGCGCGAGGTCGATGCGTACGGCCGCCCTATCCGCGAGGTCGATGCGCATGGCCGCGTGCAGGAGTGGCAGTACGACCGTGCCGGGAACGTCGTCCTCTATCGCGATCGCGACGGCCGGGAGCACCGGAAGCAGATTCGCTCTTGGAATCTCGTCGGCGCGCAGATCGACCCGCTCGGAGCGACCACGAGGTATTCGCACAACCCGCACGAGCACATCACAGAGATCGTCGACCCGCTCGGAACGGTCTCCGCCTATGACTACGACTCGAAAGACCGCGTCGTTCGCGTACATCGCGACGGTCGCATCCGCGAAGAGTACGACTACGACCTCGGCGACCGGATGACCGCGAAGCGCGACGCGAATGGCGTCGTGCTGATGCGCGTCACTCCGCACGAGAACGGCCTCGTGGGCCGATACGAGCTGCGTGACGGCGAGGTCATCGATCTCGACTACGACGAGAACGGGAACGTCACGCGGGCGGACACGCACACCCACAAAGTCTGGAAGTCGTGGGATGCGTTACGTCGGCGCCTGCGCGACCGCTGCGACGACCGCGAGGTACGTCACTGGTACGACGGCGAGGACCTGCGTGTCACTGTCGTCGGTCGCTTCACGACTCGCTACGAGCGCGGCCACAACGACCTGGTTAGCATCATCGCGCCGACGGGGCGGACCTGGACGATGGAGCCGGTCGGGCCCGGTACCGTCCAAATCGACCACGGCAACGGCGCGCGCGAGATCCAGCAGTACGATCCCGATGGTCGTCTTCTCGGGCGCCTCTTGTGGAAGCGCGCCGACGACGGTTCACTCGTGTCGTGGGCAGCCCGCCTCGACTACAGCGACGAAGGTGACCTTCGAACCGCCTGGGACAGCATTCGCGGCAGGCGCCATTTCGAGGTCGACGCTGCGCATCGGCTCATTGCTGAGATCGGCGAAGACGGAGTGCCGCACTCCTATCGCCACGATGCCGCTGGCAACCTCCTTTCGAAGCCTGGGCTGCCTCTCGTGCAGATCGGTCGCGCGAACCGCCTCGTCAGCGCGGCTGACGAGCAGTTCGAGTACGATCATCGCGACCACATTGTGGTGCGGCGGAGCAATGCCGCGGAGACTCGCTATTTCCGCGACGGCTTCGACCAGATCGTTCGGATCGAGGACGATGCGGGCGAGCCGTGGACTGCGACGTACGATGGTCTCGGGCGCCGCATCACCGCCGGGCGCGGCGACCGCCTCAAGCTCTTTTGGTGGGACGGAGATCGTGTCGCAGCGGAGACTTTTCCCTCGGGGCAGCTGCGAATTTATGTCTACGCCGGCGCGCGCTCACTCGTGCCCATCGGATTCGTCGACTACGCGTCGGCAGATGCAGAGTCGAGCTCTGGACGGTCCTACTCGGTGTTCTCCGACCAGGTGGGAATGCCGCTGCATATCGAGGATGAGCGCGGAGAGATCGTCTGGTGGGCAGATCGTGTCGATCCGTATGGACACGTCGTCGTCAATCCGGCGTCGGTGCTCGAGTATAACCTTCGCTGGCCGGGGCACTACTACGACAGCGACACCGGCCTCCACTACAACCGATTCCGCTATTACGACCCCTGGCTCGGAAGGTATCTCGAGAGCGATCCGATTGGGTGCGCGGGCGGCGTCAATCTCTACGCCTATCCCGCGAACCCGCTGGTCTCCGTCGACGTCCTCGGGCTTCATAACGAGCACAACCACCCCGCACAAGAGGGGTCGCAGGGGCACCCGGATCGCGAAGCAGTACCCCGCTCGGTTGCGAGCGACGTAGCCGCGAGTCGCGCGCATGAACCTCGCACGGATCGGCGTCCGATCGGCGTGCTGACAACGGAGGAGGCGCGCGCCGCAGGCGTGCCGTTGCCGAGCGGTGCGCGTCGGTACCCGAACCGCTGGGGCTACGACACCTCGGCGGGAAGATGGGTTCGGAACGTCGACCCCACCTCAAGCCCAAGAGAGCACCCGAGCCGCTGGGCTCCGCCGCCGAGCGATACCCCGCCCTCGACTCGGGCCGAGATCGAAACGAGCCGTCGAGCTGCAGCCGCTGCCGCTGACGAGCAAGCGCGCATCCGTGCGCAACGCGAGTCCGACAGCGAGCGATGCGTGGCTGCGGTAGAGGGCTCGGATCGACCGTACACGCGGAGCGGCGAGATCGGTGACGATGCCGAGCGATACCCGGGATATGCATCGCGAAGCTCGGATGAGATGATGGCGCGCAGCGACGAGATCGGGCACGAGCTCCAGGACGGGGGAGCGAATGATTTCAACGGACCTGGGAGTGCCGCCTCGGTCCACTGCGAGAAGCAGCACGCGGTGGCACATCCCGGGGAAGCTGTTGGCGTGGGTCTACCGATGTGTCGCGACTGCCGCAACTATTTCCGCGTTGAAGCAGCTGCCCAGGGACGCGACCTCGTGGTAACTGATCCGAACATGACGAGAGTGTTCCACCCCGACGGCTCAGTAACGGAGTATCGTCCGGATGGCAGTGTGTACCGTGGGGCGAGCTCTGCGAGTGACCCATACTGA
- a CDS encoding tetratricopeptide repeat protein → MRTALQDLREVLEEFIEQPDDVMLVLGCTDNDVAFALKTQEQIRGAAVGDIHFSYAAPFVDERSWTLGMCETLRVHFELANEERAKKSIEALEQFPERMSAESTSPRERVLIAIEHFTQWLADPAEFRVVFSLLPTAIHNADAYYRFVGSFAQLGEREPWMEHARVIVRDDRRARPLTQALTNLRAQGVLSYDLDFSTDALCAGMAAEAVDPAVPLAERMQATLQLAMIDMSYRRFDEAIAKFIQLYEYYGAADTPLMQALCLNGVGDCFRMAGLPDRALERYQQGLALAMKAKPPAFMRQAQPTTGADDKGPSPMHPNAPPIMLNLLLAAGATSAMLGQHGDARSYFDTASRTAARCLNASAAAQALEARGDSELALSLFREAAETWTQAEQIAEAAQDVPRQRSALERLHRLYSDARMRTAADAAARKLAGLQRTARA, encoded by the coding sequence ATGCGAACAGCGCTTCAAGACCTGCGCGAGGTTCTCGAAGAGTTCATCGAGCAGCCCGATGACGTGATGCTCGTCCTCGGATGCACCGACAACGACGTAGCTTTCGCGCTGAAGACGCAGGAGCAGATCCGCGGCGCCGCGGTCGGCGACATCCACTTCTCGTACGCCGCTCCGTTTGTAGACGAACGTTCGTGGACGCTCGGCATGTGCGAGACGCTTCGCGTCCACTTCGAGCTGGCGAACGAGGAGCGTGCGAAGAAGTCGATCGAGGCTCTGGAACAGTTCCCCGAGCGCATGAGCGCTGAGTCGACGTCTCCCCGCGAACGCGTGTTGATCGCGATCGAGCACTTCACGCAGTGGCTTGCCGACCCCGCTGAATTCCGCGTGGTGTTCTCGCTATTGCCGACGGCGATCCACAACGCGGACGCGTACTACCGGTTCGTCGGGAGCTTCGCTCAGCTCGGCGAGCGAGAACCGTGGATGGAGCACGCGCGCGTCATCGTGCGCGATGATCGACGGGCGCGTCCGCTCACGCAGGCCCTGACGAACCTGCGCGCGCAGGGCGTGCTCTCGTACGACCTCGACTTCAGCACCGACGCGCTGTGCGCGGGCATGGCTGCCGAGGCCGTCGACCCTGCAGTTCCGCTCGCTGAGCGCATGCAGGCGACGCTGCAACTCGCCATGATCGACATGTCCTACCGCCGCTTCGACGAAGCGATCGCGAAGTTCATCCAGCTGTACGAGTACTACGGCGCCGCGGACACGCCGCTCATGCAGGCGCTCTGCCTCAACGGCGTCGGCGACTGCTTCCGGATGGCCGGGCTGCCCGATCGGGCCCTCGAGCGATACCAGCAGGGACTCGCGCTCGCGATGAAGGCCAAGCCGCCCGCCTTCATGCGTCAGGCGCAACCGACGACGGGCGCCGACGATAAGGGGCCATCGCCGATGCACCCCAACGCCCCGCCGATCATGCTGAACCTGCTGCTGGCAGCAGGCGCGACCAGTGCGATGCTCGGCCAGCACGGCGACGCGCGCTCGTACTTCGACACTGCGAGCCGCACGGCTGCGAGGTGCCTGAACGCCTCCGCTGCCGCACAGGCGCTCGAGGCGCGCGGCGACAGCGAGCTCGCGCTCTCGCTCTTCCGCGAGGCTGCTGAGACCTGGACTCAGGCGGAGCAGATCGCCGAGGCCGCGCAGGACGTCCCGCGCCAGCGCTCGGCGCTCGAGCGGCTGCACCGGCTGTACTCGGACGCGCGCATGCGCACCGCCGCGGACGCCGCCGCACGCAAGCTCGCGGGCTTGCAGAGAACCGCGAGGGCGTGA